The Microbacterium sp. LWO12-1.2 genome includes a window with the following:
- a CDS encoding Na+/H+ antiporter NhaA yields MRISANPLRGQQFPAVLLLVAAGLGLLLANLPTHDAVAAVLDFHIAVPGTGLDLSIAHWVSDGLLALFFLMVAIELRHELTHGELDSVRKAVQPAIAAAGGVIAPIIVYLLIAGDGATATGWPIPTATDIAFALGVLAMFGRGLPSTVRVFLLALAILDDIIGIVFIAVLFANDVQWLLIGIAGVGVVVFWFLSRMLHERGHVLIAVAMVVVGVTTWGVVAASGIHATIAGVLLGLVMSPVPAGRARHALEPTVNGAVLPLFAFVAAFVMIPAVSPSQLSPAFWAIVVALPVGKIIGISLFGFIAMRIRPRGAAPALPFLDILAAGALGGIGFTVSLLLANLAFAADDVVRDQAILGVLVGSLIALVLSGVLVSLRARWYRRVASASS; encoded by the coding sequence ATGCGCATCTCAGCGAACCCTCTTCGCGGGCAACAGTTCCCCGCCGTCCTCCTGCTCGTGGCAGCGGGGCTCGGCCTCCTGCTCGCCAACCTGCCGACGCACGATGCGGTCGCTGCCGTCCTCGACTTCCACATCGCGGTGCCGGGCACCGGGCTCGACCTCTCGATCGCGCACTGGGTCTCGGATGGGCTCCTCGCCCTCTTCTTCCTCATGGTGGCGATCGAGCTGCGGCACGAACTGACGCACGGCGAGCTCGATTCCGTGCGGAAGGCCGTGCAACCGGCGATCGCGGCGGCGGGCGGTGTGATCGCGCCTATCATCGTGTATCTGCTGATCGCGGGCGACGGCGCCACGGCAACCGGCTGGCCGATCCCGACAGCGACGGACATCGCCTTCGCGTTGGGCGTGCTCGCGATGTTCGGGCGCGGGTTGCCCTCGACCGTGCGCGTCTTCCTCTTGGCGCTCGCGATCCTCGACGACATCATCGGGATCGTCTTCATCGCCGTGCTCTTCGCCAACGATGTCCAGTGGTTGCTCATCGGCATCGCAGGCGTCGGCGTGGTGGTCTTCTGGTTCCTCAGCAGGATGCTTCATGAGCGAGGCCACGTACTGATCGCCGTTGCGATGGTCGTGGTGGGGGTCACCACCTGGGGTGTGGTCGCGGCATCGGGTATTCACGCCACGATCGCCGGAGTGCTGCTGGGCCTGGTGATGTCGCCTGTGCCCGCCGGTCGTGCGCGGCACGCACTGGAACCGACGGTGAACGGAGCGGTGCTTCCGCTGTTCGCTTTCGTGGCGGCGTTCGTGATGATCCCTGCCGTGTCTCCCTCGCAGCTCTCCCCGGCGTTCTGGGCCATCGTCGTGGCTCTGCCCGTCGGAAAGATCATCGGTATCTCACTCTTCGGTTTCATCGCGATGCGCATCCGCCCTCGTGGCGCCGCCCCCGCCCTGCCGTTCTTGGACATCCTGGCCGCCGGTGCCTTGGGCGGCATCGGCTTCACGGTTTCGCTGCTGCTCGCCAACCTCGCATTCGCCGCCGATGACGTCGTCCGCGACCAGGCCATCCTGGGCGTGTTGGTCGGTTCGTTGATCGCACTCGTCCTGTCCGGGGTCCTCGTCTCGTTGCGCGCGCGCTGGTACCGTCGGGTCGCGTCCGCGTCGTCGTGA
- a CDS encoding MazG family protein: MQAVRERCVWSQRITHRDLVPYLIEESHEVIDAVESGTRADLREELGDLLWQVLFHSAIAAQDPDDPFDIDDVARTLTEKMVRRHPHVFADAVARTPEEVLVHWNAAKAAEKRMRNSVLDGVPRGMPALALAQKLVGRAAGVGVVVPVSAAMDAPKTEAELGDALLALVDGARANGWDAERALRERLRVVEADVRAAESGT, encoded by the coding sequence ATGCAGGCCGTGCGAGAGCGGTGCGTGTGGTCGCAGCGCATCACCCACCGCGACCTGGTGCCCTACCTGATCGAGGAATCCCACGAGGTGATCGACGCTGTCGAGAGCGGCACGCGCGCCGATCTGCGGGAGGAGCTCGGCGACCTGCTCTGGCAGGTGCTGTTCCATTCCGCGATCGCCGCGCAGGACCCGGATGACCCTTTCGACATCGACGACGTGGCCCGCACACTGACCGAGAAGATGGTGCGGCGGCACCCGCACGTCTTCGCGGATGCCGTGGCGCGCACTCCGGAGGAGGTGCTGGTGCACTGGAACGCCGCGAAGGCGGCCGAGAAGCGCATGCGCAACAGCGTCCTCGACGGCGTGCCGCGGGGGATGCCTGCCCTCGCTCTCGCGCAGAAGCTCGTCGGGCGCGCCGCCGGCGTGGGCGTGGTCGTGCCCGTTTCCGCGGCGATGGATGCGCCGAAGACCGAAGCCGAGCTCGGCGATGCGCTGCTCGCGTTGGTCGATGGCGCTCGGGCGAACGGCTGGGATGCCGAGCGCGCCCTGCGTGAACGGCTGCGCGTCGTGGAAGCCGATGTGCGCGCGGCGGAGTCCGGCACCTGA
- the hisS gene encoding histidine--tRNA ligase, whose translation MRDILPADKARRERVLSVIRERYLAHGFDEIETPVVEEYSRLHAGIGGDNEKLAYNVLRRGLDAEAIRNAADDPAALSDLGLRYDLTVPLARFYASNRGQLPAVFRSIQIGPVWRAERPQKGRYRQFVQCDIDIMGDDSSRAEAELMVASLDAVDALGLEGATVRINDRRVLDWMLDSFGFAAEERPGVLITIDKLDKIGPDGVAAELRERGAAASAVDAFEAFLRRPQTMEYNPFGERQIRKALPEDAPDVIVSHLVGIGEAVAAGRAQSDIPLVFDPFLVRGMGYYTGTIFELAHPSVDYSLGGGGRYDGMIGRFLGQQVPAVGFSLGFERLVDLVTAGADAEAQAIVLIHDADVPVAELLAHKTALIGTGARVRLERRTKNLKALLERASAEGYTGFATVMAGATELEVKLLG comes from the coding sequence ATGCGCGACATCCTCCCCGCCGACAAGGCCCGCCGCGAGCGTGTGCTCTCCGTCATCCGTGAGCGCTACCTCGCCCATGGCTTCGACGAGATCGAGACTCCGGTCGTCGAGGAGTACAGCCGTCTGCACGCCGGGATCGGCGGCGACAACGAGAAGCTCGCCTACAACGTGCTGCGTCGCGGGCTCGATGCCGAGGCGATCCGGAATGCCGCCGATGACCCCGCCGCGCTCTCCGATCTCGGGCTGCGCTACGACCTGACTGTTCCACTCGCCCGCTTCTACGCCAGCAACCGCGGACAGCTGCCTGCGGTGTTCCGCTCGATCCAGATCGGACCCGTGTGGCGGGCCGAGCGTCCGCAGAAGGGCCGCTACCGCCAGTTCGTGCAGTGCGACATCGACATCATGGGCGACGACTCCTCACGCGCCGAGGCCGAGCTCATGGTCGCCTCTCTCGATGCGGTCGACGCGCTCGGGCTCGAAGGTGCGACGGTGCGGATCAACGACAGGCGCGTGCTGGACTGGATGCTCGACAGCTTCGGCTTCGCTGCCGAGGAGCGGCCCGGCGTGCTCATCACGATCGACAAGCTCGACAAGATCGGACCGGACGGCGTGGCTGCCGAACTGCGCGAGCGGGGTGCCGCGGCATCCGCCGTCGACGCGTTCGAGGCCTTCCTCCGCCGCCCCCAGACCATGGAGTACAACCCGTTCGGGGAACGCCAGATCCGCAAGGCTCTGCCCGAGGACGCGCCGGACGTGATCGTCTCGCACCTGGTCGGCATCGGCGAGGCCGTCGCAGCGGGCCGCGCGCAGTCCGACATCCCGCTGGTCTTCGACCCGTTCCTCGTGCGCGGCATGGGCTACTACACCGGCACGATCTTCGAGCTCGCGCACCCTTCCGTCGACTACTCGCTCGGTGGTGGCGGGCGCTACGACGGCATGATCGGCCGGTTCCTCGGGCAGCAGGTTCCCGCGGTCGGGTTCTCGCTCGGCTTCGAACGGCTGGTCGACCTGGTCACCGCGGGCGCGGATGCCGAGGCGCAGGCGATCGTGCTGATCCACGACGCCGATGTGCCGGTCGCCGAGCTGCTGGCTCACAAGACGGCGCTGATCGGTACGGGAGCCCGGGTGCGCCTGGAGCGCCGCACCAAGAACCTCAAGGCGCTGCTCGAGCGGGCATCCGCCGAGGGCTACACCGGATTCGCGACCGTCATGGCCGGCGCGACGGAGCTCGAGGTCAAGCTCCTCGGCTGA
- a CDS encoding SGNH/GDSL hydrolase family protein — MGRTRLVVAGAVAAVSGLLVGGRMLLTRQAAIARRRIGKPLGEDSLDADRVWRGSLEGEPVELLLLGDSLAAGLGAARRKETLGGRLAKGLGQRMHRPVRLRTVAVVGSESPDLDGQIDALAAQARVHVAVIVVGGNDVTHRLPVSVSASHLHTAIGRLRERGAQVVVGTCPDLGALRAVPQPLRRLASSLSRRLAGVQAETARQAGAEAVDLRRAVGPLFFDEPEEMFSMDRFHPSPLGYRRTAEALLPAVHRAAQAALSSSRQTEQS, encoded by the coding sequence ATGGGTCGAACGCGCCTCGTGGTCGCCGGAGCGGTCGCCGCGGTCTCCGGGCTGCTGGTCGGTGGGCGGATGCTGCTCACCCGACAGGCGGCGATCGCACGCCGCAGGATCGGGAAGCCGCTCGGTGAGGACTCGCTCGACGCCGACCGGGTGTGGCGTGGCTCTCTCGAGGGCGAGCCGGTCGAGCTGCTGCTGCTCGGCGATTCACTGGCCGCGGGACTCGGGGCTGCGAGGCGCAAGGAGACGCTCGGCGGCCGCCTCGCCAAGGGGCTCGGCCAGCGGATGCATCGCCCCGTGCGGCTGCGTACCGTCGCGGTCGTCGGCTCCGAGTCGCCTGACCTCGACGGCCAGATCGACGCGCTCGCTGCGCAGGCCCGCGTCCACGTCGCTGTGATCGTGGTCGGCGGCAACGACGTGACGCACCGGCTGCCCGTCTCGGTCTCGGCGAGTCATCTGCACACCGCGATCGGTCGGCTGCGGGAACGCGGCGCGCAGGTCGTGGTCGGCACCTGTCCCGATCTCGGAGCGCTGCGGGCGGTGCCGCAACCGCTGCGGCGCCTGGCGTCGAGCCTGTCCCGGCGTCTGGCCGGCGTTCAGGCAGAGACGGCCCGGCAGGCAGGCGCGGAAGCGGTCGATCTGCGCCGGGCCGTGGGACCCCTCTTCTTCGACGAACCGGAGGAGATGTTCAGCATGGACCGGTTCCACCCGAGCCCGCTCGGCTACCGGCGCACCGCCGAGGCGCTGCTCCCGGCGGTGCACCGTGCGGCACAGGCGGCGCTCAGCTCGTCGCGTCAGACGGAGCAGAGCTGA
- a CDS encoding VOC family protein, translating into MTDEIPTTGVTGTHTTAGRPHSATSLTPFLAIPDAARAIEFYRDVFGARVVDVTEFGGVVAHADLDFGSGMLQLGEPNPQYHLVPSPPGDDDCYSMGLYVSDVDAVVDRAVQAGATVREAPSHFVSGDRYASIRDPFGVRWSIMTRVEDLSAEESARRVAEWAASFSSAPSDATS; encoded by the coding sequence ATGACCGACGAGATCCCCACCACCGGAGTCACCGGCACCCACACGACCGCAGGACGCCCGCACAGCGCCACGTCGCTGACGCCGTTCCTCGCGATCCCCGACGCAGCCCGCGCCATCGAGTTCTACCGCGACGTGTTCGGCGCCCGCGTCGTGGATGTGACCGAGTTCGGTGGCGTCGTCGCCCACGCCGACCTCGACTTCGGCAGCGGCATGCTGCAACTCGGCGAACCGAATCCGCAGTACCACCTCGTGCCCTCTCCCCCGGGCGACGACGACTGCTACTCGATGGGGCTGTATGTCTCGGATGTCGACGCGGTAGTGGATCGGGCGGTCCAGGCCGGTGCGACCGTGCGTGAAGCACCATCGCACTTCGTCTCGGGCGACCGCTACGCGAGTATCCGCGACCCGTTCGGGGTGCGCTGGTCGATCATGACCCGCGTCGAGGACCTGTCCGCCGAGGAGAGCGCCAGACGCGTCGCCGAGTGGGCGGCCTCGTTCAGCTCTGCTCCGTCTGACGCGACGAGCTGA
- a CDS encoding AraC family transcriptional regulator, translating into MVDSSGGVLYPARLPEFHRLPATGAAADLAAWFWIPEWDIAPGCSSRQEIVGYPALNLVVEQSGVTVSGPTTRASHRDLRGRGWAVGALLRPAAVAALVDDPAALVDTVRTLAEPSLQAEVAAAMASGAGHRDRAVETFSRWLVERVGPLDESAHQANALVEVLGGAGAALTPVEAASRLAVSVRTLQRMAHRYVGVSPAAMIRRRRLQEAAQLVREDPGADLAAIAAELGYADHAHLTRDFQAVLGLAPRTYRAGLSG; encoded by the coding sequence ATGGTGGACTCGTCGGGCGGTGTGCTGTATCCGGCACGCTTGCCGGAGTTCCACCGTCTTCCTGCGACCGGTGCCGCTGCGGATCTCGCGGCGTGGTTCTGGATCCCGGAGTGGGACATCGCGCCTGGCTGCTCCTCCCGGCAGGAGATCGTCGGCTACCCCGCGCTCAATCTGGTGGTCGAGCAGAGCGGCGTCACCGTGTCGGGGCCGACCACGCGGGCTTCGCACCGCGACCTCCGCGGCCGAGGCTGGGCGGTCGGTGCTCTCCTGCGCCCCGCGGCGGTGGCGGCTCTGGTCGACGACCCCGCCGCGCTGGTCGATACGGTGCGCACGCTGGCGGAGCCGTCGCTCCAGGCCGAGGTGGCGGCGGCGATGGCGTCGGGCGCGGGGCATCGGGACCGTGCGGTCGAGACGTTCTCGCGATGGCTCGTCGAGCGCGTCGGTCCTCTCGACGAGTCCGCCCATCAGGCGAATGCGCTCGTCGAGGTTCTCGGGGGAGCGGGGGCCGCGCTCACACCGGTCGAAGCGGCGTCGAGACTGGCCGTGTCGGTGCGCACGCTGCAGCGCATGGCGCATCGCTATGTCGGTGTCTCTCCGGCCGCGATGATCCGACGGCGGCGCCTCCAGGAGGCGGCACAGCTGGTGCGTGAGGATCCGGGGGCCGACCTCGCGGCGATCGCCGCCGAGCTCGGCTACGCCGACCACGCGCACCTCACCCGCGACTTCCAGGCGGTACTGGGCCTGGCGCCGCGCACCTACCGCGCCGGACTGAGCGGGTGA
- a CDS encoding APC family permease: MPLARRLKTGDAVAIGLGSMIGAGVFSVWAPAIGVAGSGVLIALAIAAVVAYCNATASAQLAAAYPVAGGTYAYARAEIGPWWGFIAGWSFVIGKIASCAAMAMTFAAYAAPAEWQPTVAVAAVAALAAVNCFGVTRTALLTRILVTGSLLGLAVVVAFGLAGSPVTTPISLQSATAYGVLQGAGLLFFAFAGYARIATMGEEVVDPARTIPRAITLALTGAVVVYALVGITVVTVLGESAATSTAPLADVVAAVGWAPLEPLVRVSAAAASLGALLALLTGIGRTTLAMARERDVPTFFAKVDERWQVPRRAEITIALIVVAIVLVADLRGAIGFSSFGVLTYYLIANAAAFRQEGAARRYPRMMQVVGALGCLLLVNTLPVVASLVGAAVLAVGVAYRLVRIRMQRPHS, translated from the coding sequence ATGCCCCTCGCGCGACGATTGAAGACCGGTGATGCGGTCGCCATCGGACTCGGGTCGATGATCGGCGCCGGGGTCTTCTCCGTGTGGGCGCCGGCGATCGGCGTGGCGGGCAGCGGCGTGCTGATCGCTCTCGCCATCGCCGCAGTGGTCGCCTACTGCAACGCCACCGCATCAGCCCAGCTCGCCGCCGCATATCCGGTCGCGGGCGGCACCTACGCGTATGCCAGAGCGGAGATCGGACCGTGGTGGGGATTCATCGCGGGGTGGAGCTTCGTGATCGGCAAGATCGCGAGCTGCGCCGCAATGGCCATGACGTTCGCCGCGTACGCCGCGCCCGCCGAGTGGCAGCCCACCGTCGCCGTGGCGGCCGTCGCGGCGCTCGCCGCGGTGAACTGCTTCGGAGTCACACGAACGGCTCTGCTCACCCGCATCCTCGTCACTGGCTCCCTGCTCGGGCTCGCGGTCGTCGTCGCGTTCGGCCTCGCGGGCTCGCCCGTCACGACGCCGATCAGCCTGCAGAGCGCCACGGCGTACGGCGTGCTGCAGGGCGCGGGACTGCTGTTCTTCGCGTTCGCCGGATACGCCCGCATCGCCACGATGGGCGAGGAGGTCGTCGATCCGGCGAGGACCATCCCGCGGGCGATCACCCTTGCGCTCACGGGCGCCGTGGTCGTCTACGCGCTGGTCGGGATCACCGTCGTGACAGTGCTCGGCGAAAGCGCCGCCACAAGCACTGCTCCGCTGGCCGACGTCGTCGCCGCGGTGGGATGGGCGCCGCTCGAACCTCTCGTGCGGGTGTCGGCCGCTGCTGCCTCGCTCGGTGCGCTGCTCGCCCTGCTCACGGGGATCGGACGCACGACCCTCGCGATGGCGCGAGAGCGCGACGTACCGACGTTCTTCGCGAAGGTCGACGAACGCTGGCAGGTGCCGCGTCGCGCGGAGATCACCATCGCGCTGATCGTGGTCGCCATCGTTCTGGTGGCGGATCTGCGGGGAGCCATCGGGTTCTCCTCATTCGGCGTGCTCACGTACTACCTGATCGCGAACGCGGCAGCCTTCCGGCAGGAGGGCGCGGCCCGCAGGTACCCGCGCATGATGCAGGTGGTCGGCGCGCTCGGGTGCCTGCTGCTGGTGAACACGCTGCCCGTCGTCGCCTCACTCGTCGGCGCCGCGGTGCTCGCCGTCGGAGTCGCGTACCGTCTCGTCCGGATCCGCATGCAGCGCCCCCACTCCTGA
- a CDS encoding PaaI family thioesterase → MRITPRRLAMGMSLWIPNLFSGIRVRRFSEDWTHATVELHVNVFTRNYVKTAFGGSMSAMTDPYFFMLVMHQLGRDHVVWDTRGEIEFLKPGRGVLTAEFEVTKEKAAEIRERARGGAKVLEWFETVITDRDGDVVAKVRREVYIREKKRVTAARS, encoded by the coding sequence ATGCGCATCACTCCTCGCCGCCTCGCCATGGGCATGAGCCTGTGGATCCCGAACCTGTTCAGCGGCATCCGGGTCCGCCGTTTCAGCGAGGACTGGACGCACGCGACCGTCGAGCTGCACGTGAACGTGTTCACCCGCAACTACGTCAAGACCGCATTCGGCGGGTCGATGTCGGCCATGACCGACCCGTACTTCTTCATGCTCGTGATGCACCAGCTCGGGCGGGACCATGTGGTGTGGGACACGCGAGGAGAGATCGAGTTCCTCAAGCCGGGACGCGGAGTACTCACGGCGGAGTTCGAGGTGACGAAGGAGAAGGCCGCGGAGATCCGCGAGCGCGCACGCGGCGGAGCCAAGGTACTCGAATGGTTCGAGACCGTGATCACCGACCGCGACGGCGACGTCGTCGCGAAGGTGCGACGCGAGGTCTACATCCGCGAGAAGAAACGCGTCACCGCCGCACGGAGCTGA
- a CDS encoding GntR family transcriptional regulator: MLIKVDMSSGAPLYEQVAASVRADIVAGRVAPGDRLPSARDLSDALEINLHTVLRAYQQLRDESLIDLRRGRGAVISASAAPLAELSQDISALVARAAALGLSSATLAALIKETAV; the protein is encoded by the coding sequence ATGCTGATCAAGGTCGACATGAGCAGTGGGGCCCCGCTCTACGAGCAGGTCGCTGCATCTGTGCGGGCTGACATCGTGGCAGGACGCGTCGCTCCCGGCGATCGCCTCCCGTCTGCGCGTGATCTCTCCGACGCCTTGGAGATCAACCTGCACACGGTTCTCCGCGCCTATCAGCAGCTCCGCGACGAGAGCCTGATCGACCTGCGTCGCGGTCGGGGTGCGGTGATCTCCGCATCCGCCGCCCCGCTGGCGGAGTTGTCGCAGGACATCTCCGCACTCGTCGCACGTGCCGCAGCCCTCGGGCTTTCCTCCGCCACCCTCGCCGCCCTGATCAAGGAGACCGCAGTATGA
- a CDS encoding DUF1648 domain-containing protein produces the protein MNADIRRARRAFWWVGVIVPSAMIALSAVVVLAWLPEIPDPSAIHWGSDGVNGYGPRWIHLVILIGIGGGMVALFAFIALLAHKMPRGGGEPAPDGPQWSATARFLGAANLATAGLMSLTALVSVGVQRGLADAADAPDITAWVFLGFVVMIALGVLGWFLQPLFAPSAGPSDAPATPMPLADHERAVWIKSVTIARSGQIVLGVGVFISIAMAVLLLAQGIPAWWITAAVALLLVGAVVTTLSFRVRASTTGLQVRSAVGWPKIEIPATSISSARAIQIDPFAEFGGWGYRISADGRRGVVLRGGSALEVTRTDGRRFVVTVDDAETAAAVLATAARKEG, from the coding sequence ATGAACGCCGACATCCGCCGTGCCCGTCGCGCCTTCTGGTGGGTGGGCGTGATCGTCCCTTCTGCCATGATCGCCCTGTCGGCCGTCGTCGTCCTGGCCTGGCTGCCGGAGATCCCGGATCCGTCGGCCATCCACTGGGGGTCCGACGGCGTCAACGGCTACGGCCCGCGCTGGATCCACCTGGTCATCCTCATCGGCATCGGCGGCGGAATGGTCGCCCTGTTCGCATTCATCGCCCTGCTCGCGCACAAGATGCCGCGGGGCGGTGGAGAGCCGGCGCCGGATGGTCCGCAGTGGTCGGCGACCGCGCGATTCCTCGGTGCGGCGAACCTCGCCACCGCCGGCTTGATGTCGCTCACCGCGCTGGTCTCTGTCGGTGTGCAGCGGGGGCTCGCGGATGCCGCGGATGCTCCCGACATCACTGCGTGGGTCTTCCTCGGTTTCGTCGTCATGATCGCGCTGGGGGTCCTGGGATGGTTCCTCCAGCCGCTGTTCGCTCCGTCCGCTGGTCCGTCCGACGCTCCGGCGACGCCCATGCCGCTGGCGGATCATGAGCGCGCGGTGTGGATCAAGAGCGTGACGATCGCGCGCTCCGGCCAGATCGTCCTGGGCGTCGGCGTCTTCATCAGCATCGCCATGGCCGTGTTGTTGCTGGCTCAGGGTATCCCCGCGTGGTGGATCACCGCGGCGGTGGCCCTGTTGCTGGTGGGTGCAGTCGTGACCACGCTGAGCTTCCGGGTCCGTGCGAGCACGACCGGGCTGCAGGTGCGATCCGCTGTGGGCTGGCCGAAGATCGAGATCCCCGCGACGAGCATCTCGAGCGCGCGGGCGATCCAGATCGACCCCTTCGCCGAGTTCGGCGGCTGGGGATACCGCATCAGTGCCGACGGCCGCCGTGGGGTCGTGCTCCGGGGTGGGTCCGCCCTCGAGGTGACCCGCACGGACGGACGTCGATTCGTGGTCACCGTCGACGACGCAGAGACAGCGGCCGCGGTCCTCGCGACCGCGGCCCGGAAGGAAGGCTGA
- a CDS encoding CPBP family intramembrane glutamic endopeptidase has product MTDSPENATRRVPWLAVIAFVVLACGLAWLVALPLWLGNGLAEPFTAVLLPVMMWTPAVAALIVTFAMRVPARGDRVRFLGLWPLRPAKRVVWMLVLAWLVPPLLVGASILVAAALGFVTLDPTFVGLSAQLAQALPEGTPMPPIEVVVVAQLAIIPVGALFNSIFAFGEELGWRGWLVPALRPLGTWPTLLLSGAIWGFWHSPVILLGYNFGRTDITGVLFMIGGCVAWGILLGWLRLRSASVWPAVIAHGSLNAAGGLVLLFAASQPDLALAGPLGVAAWIVIAVVVVVLVLTGQFRQQPELAGTRGRLLSPPRS; this is encoded by the coding sequence ATGACCGATTCCCCCGAGAACGCCACTCGCCGTGTCCCCTGGCTGGCCGTGATCGCGTTCGTCGTGCTCGCGTGCGGTCTCGCCTGGCTCGTCGCGCTTCCGCTCTGGCTCGGGAACGGGCTGGCTGAGCCCTTCACCGCCGTGCTGCTTCCGGTCATGATGTGGACTCCGGCGGTCGCCGCACTCATCGTCACTTTCGCGATGCGCGTTCCTGCGCGGGGCGACCGGGTGCGGTTCCTGGGCCTCTGGCCCTTGCGTCCGGCCAAGCGCGTCGTCTGGATGCTCGTGCTCGCGTGGCTCGTGCCCCCACTGCTGGTCGGCGCGAGCATCCTGGTGGCTGCGGCGCTCGGCTTCGTGACGCTCGACCCCACGTTCGTGGGTCTGTCTGCCCAGCTGGCGCAGGCGCTTCCCGAGGGGACTCCGATGCCGCCCATCGAGGTCGTCGTGGTCGCGCAGCTTGCGATCATCCCCGTCGGCGCACTCTTCAACAGCATCTTCGCCTTCGGTGAGGAGCTGGGGTGGCGCGGATGGCTCGTTCCGGCGCTGCGACCCCTCGGCACTTGGCCGACGCTGCTCCTCAGCGGAGCGATCTGGGGCTTCTGGCACAGCCCGGTGATCCTCCTCGGCTACAACTTCGGCCGCACCGACATCACGGGCGTGCTGTTCATGATCGGCGGCTGCGTGGCCTGGGGCATCCTGCTCGGCTGGCTGCGTCTGCGCTCGGCATCCGTCTGGCCTGCGGTCATCGCCCATGGATCTCTGAATGCGGCCGGGGGGCTCGTCCTGCTCTTCGCGGCGTCGCAGCCCGATCTCGCCCTCGCCGGACCGCTCGGCGTCGCCGCATGGATCGTGATCGCGGTCGTCGTCGTGGTGCTGGTGCTGACCGGTCAGTTCCGCCAGCAGCCCGAACTCGCGGGGACCCGCGGCCGTCTGCTGTCGCCGCCGCGCTCCTGA
- a CDS encoding O-methyltransferase, translating to MEPTAEAWSLTDAYLTEVLVGHDPALEAALAAQRNAGMPAIEVAPVAGKLLQLLARISGARRVLEIGTLGGYSTIWLARAVGPGGKVVTVEAEAANAAVARASIDAAGVGDRVDIRIGRGADVLPTLVGGFDLVFIDADKESNTIYLDWAAKLGHPGTVVVLDNIGREGEIVRDDSDDSKVIGTRDGLRMLGEDPRFDATALQTVGAKGWDGVALAVVL from the coding sequence ATGGAACCCACCGCTGAAGCCTGGTCCCTCACCGACGCCTATCTGACCGAAGTCCTGGTCGGTCATGATCCCGCCCTCGAGGCCGCGCTCGCCGCGCAGCGCAACGCGGGGATGCCCGCCATCGAAGTCGCGCCGGTCGCCGGAAAACTGCTGCAGCTGCTCGCGCGCATCAGCGGTGCGCGCCGTGTGCTCGAGATCGGCACCCTCGGCGGATACTCGACGATCTGGCTCGCCCGCGCAGTGGGGCCGGGAGGGAAGGTCGTGACGGTCGAGGCGGAGGCCGCCAACGCCGCTGTCGCGCGGGCGAGCATCGATGCGGCCGGCGTCGGTGATCGCGTCGACATCCGCATCGGACGAGGAGCCGACGTCCTGCCCACACTGGTCGGCGGATTCGACCTGGTCTTCATCGACGCCGACAAGGAATCCAACACGATCTACCTCGACTGGGCGGCGAAGCTCGGACACCCCGGGACCGTGGTCGTGCTCGACAACATCGGCAGGGAAGGAGAGATCGTGCGCGACGACTCCGACGATTCGAAGGTGATCGGCACGAGGGACGGCCTGCGGATGCTGGGGGAGGACCCGCGCTTCGACGCCACCGCCCTGCAGACCGTCGGTGCGAAGGGATGGGACGGCGTCGCGCTCGCCGTCGTCCTCTGA